ATAAAGGTCCAGGCTGACAAAAAAGTGGGAGAAGGCATAACAATAATCGAAGGACTTTATAAAGATGGCTTGCTTGACCCCATGCCTGAAAACAGGACACCAAATCCCGTTGCGGGGGATAAACTAACTCTCACCGGGCAGCAGACATACTCCAATACCTCAGGAATAGAATCGGAATTCTTTGAAATGTATAAATACGCGCTCGTTCATTCCTGGAAAGGGGCGTATCATATGAACCCTGACTATGCCCACTGGTATGGATGGGCACAGATTAATCTTGACCTTGAAAAAATAAAGTCTGAGAACAGGACATTACGCAGGATAGCAGAGCTTGAAAAAGCTCAAAAGACAATGGGAGAAGGAACAAAAGCAGCAGCAGGATTCGAAGTTACAATTGCAGCTTTCGGGACAATAGTCTTCTTAATCCTGGTCAGGAAGAAATAACAAAAAAAATATGAAAGATATGGAACTTGAAAGTGAGGACATTCAGGCAGCGTTAGAGGAATTGCATCAATATGTTGACATAACTGAAGAAGACCTCAAGAAAATTTATGTAATTGCTCTTCGGCATGCAAAAGAAAGGCTCACTCTCAAAGTTCCTGTTAAAGATGTGATGACCGGGAATGCGATATGCATCAGTAAAGATGCCGATATTCATGAAGCAGCCAGAATCCTTTCAGAAAACAGGATAAGCGGTCTGCCTGTTGTCAATGAAGAAAAGCGGCTGATAGGGATTGTAACAGAAGCTGATATCCTTTATTCAGCAGGAATGGAAAAAAGCCATAATTTTGGGGATATTTTAAGGAATATTCTTGGTGAGCCACATCCGAAAATCAGGAATGGGAGCAAGGTCGAAGAGATAATGACTACCAGGGTAATAACAACATCACCTGACAGGGATATCAGGGAAGTGGCAAAGATACTGGATGAGAAAAGGATCAAAAGGCTTCCCGTTGTGGATAAAAATAATAAGCTTATTGGGATTATTTCAAGGGCTGACATTCTGAGATACCTGGGGAAACAATGAAAGAATATTTCCTGAAAATGAGAGGTGGTGCCAGAAGCCCTCCGGGGGTTGGTATTTCCGAGGTGATGTGGGCATTTCTCGGTTCTGTCACAGGTATCGGCATATTGGGATATCTTTCATCGATGTACTTTGAACCCAGAGATCAGACAATGATAATTGGTTCCTTCGGGGCATCTGCCGTCTTAATTTATTCTGCAATCAAA
The Candidatus Methanoperedens sp. genome window above contains:
- a CDS encoding CBS domain-containing protein — translated: MELESEDIQAALEELHQYVDITEEDLKKIYVIALRHAKERLTLKVPVKDVMTGNAICISKDADIHEAARILSENRISGLPVVNEEKRLIGIVTEADILYSAGMEKSHNFGDILRNILGEPHPKIRNGSKVEEIMTTRVITTSPDRDIREVAKILDEKRIKRLPVVDKNNKLIGIISRADILRYLGKQ